Proteins encoded by one window of Gordonia jinghuaiqii:
- a CDS encoding ATP-binding protein: protein MGQRPAGRSSRSRTPLTSLVGRSEQIDEVISAFNDARLVSLVGVGGIGKSRLAAAVAAESEPHLADGVAVIELGAVTDPRHLPQLVREAIAPTSNQQVSLEDLLSRREMLMVLDGCEHLIPDVAEFTAEILECTPGLRVLATSRLPLSIPGEHLFHVPGLRVADVGAERPSESAELFRSRARAVTGQTSLGSLPIVEELCRRLDGLPLAIELAAIRTRTMSVEELLAGINNRFALLRASSQGTEPRSIDAVLRWSWEQCTPDEQQLWAEFSIFVGAIPLGSITDVCGFSDTLATADIIDGLVQRSLLVRQDTPRGVTFRMLDTIAAFGAQMLAATPDRAVELRARHARHYASIAAGISDSWFGPEQQRKSELLRTHIPNFRAAYNYCLPHAELADTAVSMFADLWTYWVASGQLREARVWAGQLVAAAPPEHERALWVAGWVELLLGDLDTAEIHLDVCRRNSAPTTRANYLSDSLLAACRAIRGDFDFAADRYRAAIAQATAADDTFAVTLLTQNHAELATISGDVTGGLASCADVEAICERHNERWIYSHTLWVEALGALMQDRYDDAITHASSSLELKSSIHDLLGTALVAETLAWASALRADLHTAAVILGATSAYWQGTDTPLLGFAQLQKLHARCLDLLDRGLDPDSRVRAESDGARIGLEGLAGLMDTGGDLRAASTRPAARIAQLTRREREIAELVRIGLSNRQIAHRLYISVRTVETHVSHILAKLGLSRRGEIEATLDESGPERL from the coding sequence ATGGGACAACGTCCGGCCGGCAGGAGCAGTCGAAGCCGCACCCCACTGACGTCGTTGGTCGGCCGATCCGAACAGATCGATGAGGTCATCAGCGCCTTCAACGACGCGCGCCTGGTCTCACTGGTCGGTGTCGGCGGGATCGGCAAGAGTCGGCTCGCGGCAGCCGTCGCGGCCGAGTCCGAGCCGCACCTGGCCGACGGGGTCGCGGTGATCGAGCTCGGTGCCGTGACCGATCCGCGTCACCTGCCGCAACTCGTACGCGAGGCCATCGCACCCACGAGCAACCAGCAGGTGTCGCTCGAGGATCTGCTCTCGCGGCGCGAGATGCTGATGGTGCTGGACGGTTGCGAGCATCTGATCCCCGATGTCGCGGAGTTCACCGCCGAGATCCTCGAATGCACTCCCGGACTGAGAGTTCTCGCGACGTCGCGCCTCCCACTGTCAATCCCAGGCGAACATCTGTTCCATGTCCCCGGACTCCGGGTCGCCGACGTCGGCGCGGAGCGCCCCAGCGAGTCCGCAGAGCTGTTTCGCTCCCGCGCTCGCGCAGTGACCGGACAGACCTCGCTCGGATCTCTGCCCATCGTCGAAGAGCTCTGCCGCCGCCTCGACGGGCTCCCGCTGGCCATCGAACTGGCCGCCATCCGCACCCGCACCATGAGCGTCGAGGAATTGCTGGCGGGGATCAACAACCGATTCGCCCTGCTGCGTGCCAGTAGTCAGGGCACCGAACCGCGATCGATAGACGCAGTGCTCCGATGGAGCTGGGAGCAGTGCACACCCGACGAACAGCAACTGTGGGCGGAGTTCTCGATCTTCGTCGGCGCGATCCCGCTCGGTTCGATCACCGATGTGTGCGGTTTCAGCGACACCCTGGCGACCGCCGACATCATCGACGGTCTCGTGCAGCGCTCCCTCCTCGTACGGCAGGACACTCCGCGTGGGGTCACCTTCCGTATGCTCGACACCATCGCGGCATTCGGAGCCCAGATGCTGGCCGCTACCCCGGATCGCGCCGTTGAGCTGAGGGCGCGACACGCACGCCACTACGCATCGATCGCCGCCGGGATCTCCGACAGCTGGTTCGGCCCGGAACAGCAGCGCAAGAGCGAACTGCTCCGTACCCACATCCCCAATTTCCGTGCCGCCTACAACTATTGCCTGCCACACGCGGAACTCGCCGACACCGCGGTCTCCATGTTCGCCGACCTGTGGACCTATTGGGTCGCAAGCGGACAACTCCGTGAAGCACGTGTCTGGGCCGGCCAGCTCGTCGCGGCCGCGCCCCCTGAACACGAACGCGCCCTGTGGGTCGCCGGCTGGGTGGAGCTGCTCCTCGGCGATCTCGACACGGCAGAGATCCACCTCGACGTCTGCCGGCGCAACAGTGCGCCGACCACCCGTGCCAACTACCTGTCGGACAGTCTCCTCGCGGCCTGTCGCGCAATTCGGGGGGACTTCGACTTCGCCGCCGACCGCTATCGTGCCGCAATCGCACAGGCAACCGCCGCCGACGACACCTTCGCAGTCACCTTGCTCACCCAGAACCATGCCGAACTCGCGACGATCAGTGGCGACGTGACCGGCGGACTCGCATCGTGCGCCGACGTCGAGGCGATCTGTGAACGACACAACGAACGGTGGATCTATTCGCACACCCTCTGGGTGGAGGCGCTCGGCGCACTCATGCAGGACCGCTATGACGACGCGATCACCCACGCCTCGTCGTCCCTCGAGCTGAAGTCGTCGATCCACGATCTGCTCGGCACCGCGCTGGTCGCAGAAACGCTCGCCTGGGCTAGCGCGCTTCGCGCGGACCTGCACACCGCAGCGGTCATTCTGGGAGCCACATCGGCGTACTGGCAGGGCACCGACACACCACTCCTGGGATTCGCGCAGCTCCAGAAGCTCCATGCACGCTGCCTCGACCTGCTCGACCGCGGGCTGGATCCCGACAGTCGTGTCCGGGCCGAATCAGATGGTGCGCGAATCGGATTGGAAGGCCTGGCCGGACTCATGGACACCGGCGGGGACCTGCGCGCGGCGTCGACCCGGCCCGCGGCACGTATTGCTCAGCTGACCCGGCGGGAACGCGAGATCGCCGAGCTGGTCCGAATCGGACTCAGTAACAGACAGATCGCCCACCGCCTGTACATCAGCGTGCGGACGGTCGAGACGCACGTATCGCACATCCTCGCCAAACTCGGACTCTCCAGACGCGGAGAGATCGAGGCGACCCTCGATGAATCGGGCCCCGAACGACTCTGA
- a CDS encoding bifunctional lysylphosphatidylglycerol flippase/synthetase MprF, which produces MHVDVSWSVALRRLPFTAALTVALLVVGIVTGSLWGRANDKSWYREVAFGLPALREGKFWTPFSSAFVEPGPWLYVIAVLAIVVGMGWAEWQLGTVRAILVGVGGHLISCLLTVAMLWLLSSELTSWRWAEELADSRATGVGALVVSAVAVASATVRSPWRLRVRVILGAVVAIAFLFQGTLASVEYVLAAVIMLVVGEKFFATNERGYVPRTRREVRMLGCAALLVIAAANLMVFLFPGSGPLGPTDAGDDSVFTMLIGLVINVAIADQLRRGKRWAWWVAVVLGALNVILTVLALVLIIFTDVETEGAVTLGTTLLWVLVLAILIPGRFAFAVPWRVRHVGGDSDADPVERVKALLREHGGGTMSWMTTWPGNHYQFSGAEGDADGQAVVTYQKHVGTLLALADPVCAPGRLAEAVDAFVDLAESTGATPCWFSIGSATSEVVTGRGWLSVQIAEDTIVDLPGLEFKGKPWQHVRSAMNKATKQDISMRMVTLPDESFAVKSQVRAISEEWVGDKDLPEMGFTLGSVEEAMDPAVRVALAVDQEGNVHGVLSWLPVYAPGGEVAGWTLDIMRRRTDGFGPVVEYLIASSAVAFKDEGAQFISLSGAPLARTEDFEPESLDKLLDALGAALEPYYGFRSLHTFKKKFNPRYEPVYLAFRDESDLPRIGLAVSRAYLPDATAGQLLRLAASGSE; this is translated from the coding sequence ATGCATGTCGATGTGTCATGGTCAGTTGCCCTTCGTCGTCTCCCGTTCACGGCGGCCCTGACCGTCGCTCTTCTCGTCGTCGGAATCGTCACCGGGTCACTGTGGGGGCGGGCGAACGACAAGTCGTGGTACCGCGAGGTCGCCTTCGGGTTGCCCGCACTCCGAGAAGGCAAGTTCTGGACGCCCTTCAGCTCGGCCTTCGTCGAACCCGGGCCGTGGCTCTACGTGATCGCCGTGCTGGCCATCGTCGTCGGAATGGGCTGGGCCGAATGGCAACTCGGCACCGTCCGGGCGATCCTCGTCGGCGTCGGCGGTCACCTCATCTCCTGCCTGCTCACGGTTGCGATGCTGTGGTTGTTGTCCTCGGAGCTGACCTCGTGGCGCTGGGCCGAGGAGCTGGCCGATTCTCGTGCCACGGGTGTCGGCGCGCTGGTGGTGTCGGCCGTCGCGGTCGCCTCGGCGACGGTGCGTTCGCCGTGGCGACTGCGGGTGCGTGTGATCCTCGGTGCGGTCGTCGCGATCGCGTTCTTGTTCCAGGGGACCTTGGCCTCCGTCGAATACGTTCTGGCCGCGGTGATCATGCTGGTCGTCGGCGAGAAGTTCTTCGCCACCAACGAACGTGGCTACGTGCCGCGCACACGGCGTGAGGTTCGCATGCTGGGTTGCGCTGCACTGCTGGTGATCGCGGCCGCCAATCTGATGGTCTTCCTGTTCCCGGGCAGCGGGCCGCTGGGCCCGACCGACGCCGGTGACGACTCCGTCTTCACGATGCTCATCGGCCTCGTCATCAACGTCGCGATCGCCGACCAGCTCCGGCGCGGGAAGCGCTGGGCGTGGTGGGTGGCGGTCGTTCTCGGTGCGCTCAACGTGATCCTCACCGTCCTGGCGCTGGTGCTCATCATCTTCACCGACGTGGAGACCGAAGGTGCGGTGACACTGGGTACCACACTGCTGTGGGTGCTGGTCCTGGCGATCCTCATCCCCGGACGGTTCGCGTTCGCGGTGCCATGGCGTGTGCGGCACGTCGGCGGTGATTCCGACGCCGACCCGGTCGAGCGTGTAAAGGCGTTGCTGCGTGAACACGGCGGCGGGACGATGTCGTGGATGACCACCTGGCCGGGAAACCACTACCAGTTCTCCGGGGCCGAGGGCGACGCCGACGGCCAGGCCGTGGTGACCTACCAGAAGCACGTGGGAACGCTTCTGGCGCTGGCCGATCCGGTATGTGCTCCGGGTCGCCTCGCCGAAGCGGTGGACGCCTTCGTCGACCTCGCCGAGAGCACCGGCGCGACGCCGTGCTGGTTCTCCATCGGGTCGGCGACCTCGGAGGTCGTCACCGGCCGCGGGTGGTTGAGTGTGCAGATCGCCGAGGACACGATCGTCGACCTGCCCGGGCTGGAGTTCAAGGGCAAGCCGTGGCAGCACGTGCGTTCGGCAATGAACAAGGCCACCAAGCAGGACATCTCCATGCGGATGGTGACGCTGCCCGACGAGTCGTTCGCGGTGAAGAGCCAGGTGCGCGCCATCTCCGAAGAATGGGTGGGAGACAAGGACTTACCCGAGATGGGCTTCACCCTCGGCAGTGTCGAGGAGGCGATGGACCCGGCGGTGCGGGTCGCGTTGGCGGTGGACCAGGAGGGCAACGTGCACGGGGTGCTGTCGTGGTTGCCGGTCTACGCGCCGGGCGGGGAGGTGGCGGGCTGGACCCTCGACATCATGCGCCGGCGGACCGACGGCTTCGGGCCGGTGGTCGAGTATCTGATCGCCTCGTCGGCGGTGGCGTTCAAAGACGAGGGTGCGCAGTTCATCTCGCTCTCCGGCGCACCGCTGGCCCGGACCGAGGATTTCGAGCCCGAGTCGCTCGACAAGCTGCTCGACGCACTCGGCGCCGCGCTCGAGCCCTACTACGGGTTCCGGTCACTGCACACGTTCAAGAAGAAGTTCAACCCGCGCTATGAGCCGGTGTACCTGGCGTTCCGCGACGAATCAGACCTTCCCCGTATCGGATTGGCGGTGTCGCGCGCCTATCTTCCCGATGCGACGGCCGGGCAGCTGCTACGGTTGGCGGCCTCCGGCTCCGAGTAG
- the map gene encoding type I methionyl aminopeptidase translates to MGFRKRKRVPFRSAGELDAMAAAGAVVGAALVAVRAASTPGVTTLDLDEVAETVIREAGAVPSFKGYHGFPGSICSSVNEVVVHGIPSADVVLAAGDLVSIDCGAVLDGWHGDSAWTFGVGELSAADEELSEATRLSMEAGIAAMIDGARLTDISHAIELGTRAAEKKFGRPFGIVDGYGGHGIGREMHMDPFLANEGEPGKGPLLVIGSTLAIEPMLTLGTTDTTVLDDDWTVVTDDGSRSAHWEHTVAVTADGPRILTPRPS, encoded by the coding sequence ATGGGCTTTCGTAAACGCAAGCGCGTCCCGTTCCGTTCTGCGGGCGAGCTGGACGCGATGGCCGCCGCGGGGGCGGTGGTCGGTGCGGCGCTGGTGGCAGTACGCGCGGCGTCGACACCGGGTGTGACCACGCTGGATCTCGACGAGGTGGCCGAGACCGTCATCCGCGAGGCCGGCGCGGTCCCGTCGTTCAAGGGCTACCACGGGTTCCCCGGTTCGATCTGCAGCTCGGTGAACGAGGTCGTCGTCCACGGGATCCCGTCGGCCGACGTCGTTCTCGCCGCCGGCGACCTGGTGTCGATCGACTGCGGTGCGGTTCTCGACGGTTGGCACGGCGACTCGGCATGGACGTTCGGCGTCGGCGAGCTGTCCGCCGCCGACGAAGAGCTCTCCGAGGCGACCCGGCTGTCGATGGAGGCGGGGATCGCCGCGATGATCGACGGCGCCCGCCTGACCGACATCTCCCATGCGATCGAGCTCGGCACACGCGCGGCGGAAAAGAAATTCGGACGGCCCTTCGGCATCGTCGACGGTTACGGCGGCCACGGCATCGGTCGCGAGATGCACATGGACCCGTTCCTCGCGAACGAGGGCGAGCCAGGCAAGGGCCCGCTGCTGGTGATCGGTTCGACGCTGGCGATCGAGCCTATGCTGACCCTCGGCACCACCGACACCACGGTCCTCGACGACGACTGGACCGTCGTGACCGACGACGGATCGCGCTCGGCGCATTGGGAACACACCGTCGCGGTCACCGCCGACGGACCCCGGATCCTGACGCCACGGCCGAGCTGA
- a CDS encoding adenylate kinase, with product MRLVILGPPGAGKGTQAELLSEALGIPHISTGDLFRANISQGTAVGVEAKKYLDAGNLVPSEITVDMVRARVSEPDATKGFILDGFPRSTEQADALKEILAALDASLDAVLSFVVDTDVVVERMLARGRADDTEEVIRNRMDVYNKETSPLLAYYGDQVKTIDAVGDIQGVHQRVLSALGAGVS from the coding sequence ATGAGACTTGTCATCCTCGGCCCCCCCGGCGCAGGTAAGGGCACCCAGGCGGAACTCCTCAGCGAAGCTCTCGGAATCCCGCACATCTCCACCGGTGACCTGTTCCGCGCCAACATCTCACAGGGAACCGCCGTCGGTGTCGAGGCCAAGAAGTACCTCGACGCGGGCAACCTCGTGCCGTCGGAGATCACCGTGGACATGGTTCGCGCCCGTGTCAGCGAGCCCGACGCCACGAAGGGCTTCATCCTCGACGGATTCCCGCGTTCGACCGAGCAGGCCGACGCTCTCAAGGAGATCCTCGCGGCCCTCGACGCCTCGCTCGACGCTGTGCTGTCCTTCGTCGTCGACACCGACGTCGTCGTCGAGCGCATGCTCGCCCGTGGCCGCGCCGACGACACCGAAGAGGTCATCCGCAACCGGATGGACGTCTACAACAAGGAGACCTCGCCGCTGCTCGCCTATTACGGCGACCAGGTCAAGACGATCGACGCGGTGGGCGACATCCAGGGTGTCCACCAGCGTGTGCTGAGCGCCCTCGGCGCCGGCGTCTCCTGA
- the secY gene encoding preprotein translocase subunit SecY, which produces MLSPLFAAIRTPDLRKKILFVLGIIILYRLGATVPSPGVDYQAVQACLDEVSAGESSSVYSLINLFSGGALLQLSVFAIGIMPYITASIIVQLLTVVIPRFEQLRKEGQAGQAKMTQYTRYLAVALALLQSTGIVALADRGQLLPQSCAQSGEVLNDQSIFGLSIIVLVMTAGACVVMWFGELITERGIGNGMSLLIFAGIAARIPAEGRTILNTRGGLVFALVCLAALIIVAGVVFIEQGQRRIPVQYAKRMVGRKMYGGSSTYLPLKVNQAGVIPVIFASSLLYLPQLIVELTRSADGTQSTWQDYVTKYLTDPSNGVYIAVYFLMIIFFTYFYVAVTFNPEERADEMKKYGGFIPGIRPGAPTAEYLGYVLSRITLPGSIYLGIIAVLPNLFLEIGNSGNVQNLPFGGTAVLIMVGVGLDTMKQINSQLMQRKYEGFLK; this is translated from the coding sequence GTGCTTTCCCCCCTCTTCGCGGCCATTCGGACGCCGGACCTGAGGAAGAAGATCCTCTTCGTTCTCGGCATCATCATCCTGTATCGGCTCGGCGCCACGGTCCCATCGCCGGGCGTCGACTATCAGGCTGTGCAGGCGTGCCTCGACGAGGTGTCCGCCGGCGAATCGAGCTCGGTCTACTCCCTGATCAACCTGTTCTCCGGCGGCGCGCTGCTGCAGCTGTCGGTGTTCGCGATCGGCATCATGCCGTACATCACGGCATCCATCATCGTCCAGCTGCTCACCGTGGTCATCCCGCGGTTCGAGCAGCTGCGTAAGGAAGGCCAGGCCGGCCAGGCCAAGATGACGCAGTACACGCGTTATCTCGCCGTCGCGCTCGCCCTGTTGCAGTCCACCGGCATCGTGGCCCTCGCCGACCGCGGCCAGCTCCTCCCACAGAGTTGTGCGCAGAGCGGTGAGGTCCTCAACGACCAGAGCATCTTCGGTCTCTCGATCATCGTGCTCGTCATGACCGCCGGTGCCTGTGTGGTCATGTGGTTCGGCGAGCTCATCACCGAACGCGGTATCGGCAACGGCATGTCGCTGCTGATCTTCGCCGGTATCGCCGCGCGCATCCCGGCCGAGGGTCGCACCATCCTCAACACCCGCGGCGGACTCGTCTTCGCGCTCGTCTGTCTCGCAGCGCTGATCATCGTCGCCGGCGTCGTGTTCATCGAGCAGGGCCAGCGCCGAATCCCGGTGCAGTACGCCAAACGCATGGTCGGCCGCAAGATGTACGGCGGCTCGTCGACGTACCTGCCCCTGAAGGTGAACCAGGCGGGCGTCATCCCCGTCATCTTCGCCTCGTCGCTGCTGTACCTGCCGCAGCTGATCGTGGAACTCACACGCAGCGCGGACGGCACGCAGTCGACATGGCAGGACTACGTCACCAAGTACCTGACCGATCCCAGCAACGGGGTCTACATCGCGGTCTACTTCCTGATGATCATCTTCTTCACGTACTTCTACGTGGCGGTGACGTTCAATCCGGAAGAACGTGCCGACGAGATGAAGAAGTATGGTGGATTCATCCCGGGCATCAGGCCGGGCGCCCCGACCGCGGAGTACCTCGGCTACGTGTTGAGTCGCATCACTCTGCCGGGATCGATCTACCTCGGCATCATCGCGGTCCTGCCGAACCTGTTCCTCGAGATCGGCAACAGCGGGAACGTCCAGAACCTGCCGTTCGGCGGTACGGCCGTGCTGATCATGGTGGGCGTCGGCCTGGACACGATGAAGCAGATCAACAGCCAATTGATGCAACGCAAGTACGAAGGGTTCCTCAAATGA
- the rplO gene encoding 50S ribosomal protein L15 has protein sequence MTIKLHHLRPAPGSKTDKTRVGRGEGSKGKTAGRGTKGTKARKNVPAGFEGGQMPIHMRLPKLKGFTNRNRIEYQVVNVGDIARLFPQGGTIGVDELVAAGAVRKNKLVKVLGDGDLSVKVDITADKFTASAKEKIAAAGGSVTEL, from the coding sequence ATGACCATCAAACTCCATCACCTTCGCCCTGCTCCGGGGTCGAAGACCGACAAGACCCGCGTGGGTCGCGGTGAGGGGTCCAAGGGTAAGACCGCCGGTCGCGGCACCAAGGGCACCAAGGCGCGCAAGAACGTGCCGGCCGGCTTCGAGGGTGGCCAGATGCCGATCCACATGCGGCTGCCGAAGCTCAAGGGCTTCACCAACCGCAACCGGATCGAGTACCAGGTCGTCAACGTCGGCGACATCGCGCGCCTGTTCCCGCAGGGCGGCACCATCGGCGTCGACGAGCTCGTCGCCGCCGGGGCCGTGCGCAAGAACAAGCTGGTGAAGGTTCTCGGCGACGGTGACCTGTCGGTCAAGGTCGACATCACCGCCGACAAGTTCACCGCTTCCGCCAAGGAGAAAATCGCCGCTGCCGGTGGCAGCGTCACCGAGCTCTGA
- the rpmD gene encoding 50S ribosomal protein L30: protein MAQLKITQVKGTIGTKSNQRDSLRTLGLKGIRKTVTREDTPINRGLIKAVRHLVTVEEVQA from the coding sequence ATGGCTCAGCTGAAGATCACCCAGGTCAAGGGCACCATCGGTACCAAGAGCAACCAGCGTGACAGCCTGCGGACCCTCGGCCTGAAGGGCATCCGCAAGACCGTCACCCGCGAGGACACGCCGATCAACCGCGGCCTCATCAAAGCGGTTCGTCACCTCGTGACAGTCGAAGAGGTTCAAGCATGA
- the rpsE gene encoding 30S ribosomal protein S5, with amino-acid sequence MPGRQRDGGNGPAGNDNNQNNAAGGGNDRRGGGGGRDRRDRGGRDQDRNQLERVVTINRVSKVVKGGRRFSFTALVVVGDGQGMVGVGYGKAKEVPAAIQKGVEEARKNFFRVPMIGATVTHPVQGEAAAGVVMLRPASPGTGVIAGGAVRAVLECAGVHDVLAKSLGSDNAINVVHATVAALKMLQRPEEVAARRGLPIEDVAPAGMLRARAGQGV; translated from the coding sequence ATGCCCGGACGTCAGCGTGACGGCGGAAACGGACCCGCCGGTAACGACAACAACCAGAACAATGCAGCCGGCGGCGGCAACGACCGTCGTGGCGGTGGCGGCGGTCGTGACCGTCGCGACCGTGGCGGTCGCGACCAGGACCGCAACCAGCTCGAGCGCGTGGTGACCATCAACCGCGTGTCGAAGGTGGTCAAGGGTGGACGTCGTTTCTCGTTCACCGCTCTCGTGGTCGTCGGCGACGGCCAGGGAATGGTCGGCGTCGGCTACGGCAAGGCCAAGGAAGTTCCGGCCGCGATCCAGAAGGGTGTCGAAGAGGCTCGCAAGAACTTCTTCCGCGTCCCGATGATCGGCGCGACCGTCACCCACCCTGTTCAGGGTGAGGCCGCGGCCGGTGTCGTCATGCTCCGCCCGGCCAGCCCCGGTACCGGTGTGATCGCCGGTGGCGCGGTGCGTGCCGTGCTCGAGTGCGCGGGCGTCCACGACGTCCTCGCCAAGAGCCTCGGCTCGGACAACGCCATCAACGTCGTCCACGCCACCGTGGCGGCTCTCAAGATGCTGCAGCGTCCCGAAGAGGTCGCGGCCCGTCGTGGCCTGCCGATCGAGGACGTCGCTCCCGCCGGTATGCTCCGCGCTCGCGCAGGACAGGGGGTCTGA
- the rplR gene encoding 50S ribosomal protein L18 yields the protein MSDSATKTVRKPVGKDVSTRRRKATTNRHFRLRKKVSGTPARPRLAVKRSSRHIHVQLIDDLAGKTLAAASTIEADVRASGGDKSAQARKVGELIAARAKAAGVEAIVFDHGGKGYHGRIAALADAAREGGLSF from the coding sequence ATGAGTGATTCAGCTACCAAGACAGTGCGCAAGCCAGTGGGCAAGGACGTGTCGACGCGTCGTCGCAAGGCGACGACCAACCGTCACTTCCGTCTCCGCAAGAAGGTCAGCGGCACCCCCGCTCGTCCCCGTCTCGCGGTCAAGCGCAGCTCGCGCCACATCCACGTGCAGCTCATCGACGACCTGGCAGGCAAGACGCTCGCCGCGGCATCGACGATCGAGGCCGACGTGCGTGCGTCCGGCGGAGACAAGTCGGCGCAGGCCCGCAAGGTCGGCGAACTGATCGCCGCCCGTGCCAAGGCCGCCGGTGTCGAGGCCATCGTGTTCGACCATGGCGGCAAGGGCTACCACGGCCGTATCGCTGCGCTCGCCGACGCCGCCCGCGAGGGAGGCCTGAGCTTCTGA
- the rplF gene encoding 50S ribosomal protein L6, with translation MSRIGKNPIEIPAGVDVTIDGQKVTVKGPKGELSLTVSEPIVVAKEDNSIVVTRPNDERRSRALHGLSRTLVNNLVIGVTQGYTKKMEIFGVGYRVQAKGSDLEFALGYSHPVPIEAPSGITFAVESPTKFSVTGIDKQQVGEISAVIRRLRRPDPYKGKGIRYEGEQIRRKVGKTGK, from the coding sequence ATGTCGCGTATCGGAAAGAACCCCATCGAGATCCCCGCGGGCGTGGACGTCACCATCGACGGCCAGAAAGTCACCGTGAAGGGCCCCAAGGGTGAGCTCTCGCTCACCGTGTCGGAGCCCATCGTGGTCGCCAAGGAGGACAACTCCATCGTCGTGACCCGTCCGAACGACGAGCGTCGCAGCCGTGCGCTGCACGGTCTGAGCCGGACACTGGTCAACAACCTCGTCATCGGGGTCACGCAGGGCTACACCAAGAAGATGGAGATCTTCGGTGTCGGTTACCGCGTGCAGGCCAAGGGCAGTGACCTCGAGTTCGCGCTCGGTTACAGCCATCCCGTGCCGATCGAGGCTCCCTCTGGCATCACTTTCGCCGTGGAGTCCCCGACCAAGTTCTCGGTCACGGGTATCGACAAGCAGCAAGTCGGCGAGATCTCGGCGGTCATCCGCCGCCTGCGTCGCCCGGACCCCTACAAGGGCAAGGGCATTCGCTACGAGGGTGAGCAGATCCGTCGCAAGGTCGGAAAGACGGGTAAGTAA
- the rpsH gene encoding 30S ribosomal protein S8, giving the protein MTMTDPIADFLTRLRNANSAYHDEVKLPSSKIKVNIAEILKREGYITDYRTEDAEVGKSLVVSLKYGPSRERSIAGLRRVSKPGLRVYAKSTNLPKVLGGLGVAIISTSSGLLTDRQAANQGVGGEVLAYVW; this is encoded by the coding sequence ATGACCATGACTGACCCCATCGCAGACTTCTTGACACGTCTGCGCAACGCCAACTCGGCGTACCACGACGAGGTGAAACTCCCGTCGTCGAAGATCAAGGTGAACATCGCCGAGATCCTCAAGCGCGAGGGCTACATCACCGACTACCGCACCGAAGACGCGGAAGTCGGCAAGAGCCTCGTCGTCTCCCTGAAGTACGGCCCCAGCCGTGAGCGCTCCATCGCCGGACTGCGCCGCGTCTCCAAGCCGGGCCTTCGGGTTTATGCAAAGTCCACAAACCTGCCCAAGGTTCTGGGCGGCCTCGGCGTGGCCATCATCTCCACGTCGTCGGGCCTGCTCACCGATCGCCAGGCAGCCAACCAGGGCGTGGGCGGCGAAGTCCTCGCCTACGTCTGGTAG
- a CDS encoding cupin domain-containing protein, which produces MDSTRLPDLVEQLLAAAHEASSRRAAHTLYGDSSRHLRQTVIALTAGASLSDHDSPTEATLLVLHGKVTLTTPDDSWEGSAGDLVTVPAARHGLRAQDDAAVLLTVATR; this is translated from the coding sequence ATGGACTCGACCCGCTTGCCAGACCTCGTCGAGCAGCTACTGGCGGCCGCGCACGAGGCCAGCAGCCGACGCGCCGCCCACACGCTGTACGGCGACTCCTCCCGTCACCTGAGACAGACGGTGATCGCGCTGACCGCGGGTGCGTCACTGTCCGATCACGACAGTCCGACTGAGGCCACTCTCCTGGTCCTGCATGGGAAGGTCACCCTGACCACGCCCGATGACAGCTGGGAAGGGTCGGCCGGCGACCTGGTGACGGTCCCCGCCGCGCGCCACGGTCTCAGAGCCCAGGACGACGCGGCGGTGCTGCTGACCGTCGCCACCCGCTGA